The following proteins are encoded in a genomic region of Streptomyces gobiensis:
- a CDS encoding transglycosylase SLT domain-containing protein: MTRISVRGFAVASATAVTTVGAVVGVASGSEQGAADKVEATAADATLLADIPAGGNTQVQTASLTQQADAQSDAANAAAKKSAEESARVQAAKDAAAKKQALEEAKAAAEKAAKERAEREAASRAAEREAASASFAQQASYSVADVKAMAQQIVGGGQYQCFSNIVERESGWNYKAQNPSSGAYGLVQALPGSKMASAGADWRTNPATQIKWGLNYMNDRYGSPCGAWEFWQANHWY; this comes from the coding sequence GTGACTCGGATTTCGGTCCGGGGATTCGCCGTAGCGTCCGCCACCGCGGTGACCACCGTCGGCGCCGTCGTCGGTGTGGCCTCGGGAAGCGAACAGGGCGCGGCCGACAAGGTCGAGGCCACTGCCGCTGACGCGACGCTCCTCGCAGACATACCCGCGGGTGGCAACACCCAGGTACAGACCGCGTCCTTGACGCAGCAGGCGGACGCGCAGTCCGACGCTGCCAACGCGGCCGCCAAGAAGTCCGCGGAGGAAAGCGCCCGTGTGCAGGCCGCCAAGGACGCGGCGGCCAAGAAGCAGGCGCTCGAGGAGGCGAAGGCCGCTGCCGAGAAGGCGGCCAAGGAGCGCGCGGAGCGTGAGGCCGCGAGCCGCGCCGCGGAGCGCGAGGCCGCCTCGGCGAGCTTCGCCCAGCAGGCCTCGTACAGCGTCGCCGACGTCAAAGCCATGGCCCAGCAGATCGTGGGCGGCGGCCAGTACCAGTGCTTCTCCAATATCGTGGAGCGCGAGTCCGGCTGGAACTACAAGGCCCAGAACCCGTCCTCGGGCGCCTACGGTCTCGTCCAGGCGCTGCCCGGCTCGAAGATGGCTTCGGCGGGCGCCGACTGGCGGACCAACCCGGCAACCCAGATCAAGTGGGGCCTCAACTACATGAACGACCGCTATGGCAGCCCCTGTGGCGCTTGGGAGTTCTGGCAGGCCAACCACTGGTACTAA
- a CDS encoding alpha/beta hydrolase, giving the protein MLDAAGGRAPVSQSQRAPALLFVLRVAQRTAQIARKPYWDRPDETWLVRRWPDLTATTVATVFFWLSLTPSLVPRPWYLQGVIGGITAAIGYALGCLLSWVIPMVVRWRPSEETQQRIRARAWQAYFVLSPLLTVLLLSESARMQRELRKLQELPPTLTWHSMMIALIATAICWLALLVARFVRVGTRELTRLLLRFVPQPVAVIAALLISAMLVVFGTKNVIFDRGVVDIASRIAANTDKSTKDGIIQSGSRLVSGSPESLIHWDDLGYQGRNFTGSVLSKEQISSFTKRPAMDPIRVYVGRAGHESYTEQAELAIAELERTGAFDRSVLAIAGTTASGWVDPRTAEPLEYMHNGDTAIVAVQYSYLPSWVSFVVDREEAGRATRELITAVNAKLAERPKNKQPQLVVFGESMGVTAIEDSYDGIDDLLAKADGALLVGPPNYSPIWTQVTQGREPGSPVWRPVYDRGRHVRFAQYPQRDLRLPEGAPWERPRVVYLQNASDPIVWWSPDLAIKRPEWLREPVGPDVTEEVNWFPFVTFWQTSMDLATSYGVEAPHGHRYGTNAVEGWAAVAPPKGWTDADTLRLKAFAEAHEAPY; this is encoded by the coding sequence ATGCTGGATGCCGCGGGGGGACGGGCCCCTGTCAGCCAGTCACAGCGCGCCCCGGCCCTCCTCTTTGTGCTGCGGGTCGCCCAGCGCACCGCTCAGATCGCCCGCAAACCGTACTGGGACCGTCCCGATGAGACCTGGCTGGTGCGGCGGTGGCCCGATCTGACGGCGACCACGGTCGCCACCGTCTTCTTCTGGCTGTCGCTGACCCCTTCCCTGGTCCCCCGGCCCTGGTATCTCCAGGGCGTCATCGGCGGCATCACGGCGGCAATCGGCTACGCGCTGGGCTGCCTGCTGAGCTGGGTCATTCCCATGGTGGTGCGCTGGCGGCCCAGCGAGGAGACGCAGCAGCGGATACGAGCGCGGGCCTGGCAGGCATATTTCGTACTCAGCCCGCTGCTGACCGTGCTGCTGCTGTCGGAGAGCGCCCGTATGCAGCGGGAGCTGCGCAAGCTCCAGGAGCTGCCGCCCACGCTGACCTGGCACTCGATGATGATCGCGCTGATCGCGACCGCGATCTGCTGGCTGGCGCTGCTGGTGGCCCGGTTCGTACGGGTCGGCACCCGGGAGCTGACCCGGCTGCTGCTCCGGTTTGTGCCGCAGCCGGTCGCGGTTATCGCCGCGCTGCTGATCAGCGCGATGCTGGTGGTGTTCGGCACCAAGAACGTGATCTTCGACCGGGGAGTCGTCGACATCGCCTCCCGCATCGCGGCCAACACCGACAAGAGCACCAAGGACGGCATCATCCAGTCCGGCTCCCGCCTGGTCTCAGGCAGCCCGGAGTCCCTGATCCACTGGGATGATCTGGGCTATCAGGGCCGGAACTTCACCGGCAGCGTGCTCAGCAAGGAGCAGATCAGCTCCTTCACCAAGCGTCCCGCGATGGACCCGATCCGGGTCTACGTCGGCCGGGCGGGCCATGAGTCGTACACGGAGCAGGCCGAGCTGGCCATCGCGGAGCTGGAGCGGACCGGCGCCTTCGACCGTTCGGTGCTGGCCATCGCGGGGACCACGGCCAGCGGCTGGGTGGACCCCCGTACGGCCGAACCGCTGGAGTACATGCACAACGGCGATACGGCGATTGTCGCCGTGCAGTATTCGTATCTGCCGAGCTGGGTGTCGTTCGTCGTGGACCGGGAGGAAGCCGGGCGCGCCACCCGGGAGCTGATCACGGCCGTGAACGCCAAGCTGGCGGAGCGGCCGAAGAACAAGCAGCCGCAGCTGGTGGTCTTCGGGGAGAGCATGGGCGTTACGGCGATCGAGGACTCCTACGACGGGATCGACGATCTGCTGGCCAAGGCCGATGGCGCACTGCTGGTCGGCCCACCGAACTACAGCCCCATCTGGACTCAGGTCACCCAGGGCCGGGAGCCGGGCAGCCCGGTGTGGCGGCCCGTCTACGACCGCGGACGGCATGTGCGCTTCGCGCAGTATCCGCAGCGGGATCTGCGGCTCCCCGAGGGCGCGCCATGGGAGAGGCCGAGGGTGGTCTACCTCCAGAACGCCTCGGATCCGATCGTGTGGTGGTCACCGGATCTGGCGATCAAGCGCCCCGAGTGGCTACGTGAACCGGTGGGACCGGATGTCACCGAAGAGGTGAACTGGTTCCCGTTTGTCACCTTCTGGCAGACGTCCATGGATCTGGCGACGTCCTACGGGGTCGAGGCCCCCCACGGCCACCGTTACGGTACGAACGCCGTGGAGGGCTGGGCGGCGGTGGCGCCGCCGAAGGGCTGGACGGACGCGGATACGCTCCGGCTGAAGGCCTTCGCCGAGGCGCACGAGGCGCCCTACTGA
- a CDS encoding class I SAM-dependent methyltransferase, which yields MSSTDGEISLGGYSGYSGYDRSAIDRSGQAEAFDLIGDHYDDAFPHKEGQLAAGEWLARELPAGSRVLDLGCGTGLPTARQLADAGHQVTGVDLSEGMLKLARDHVPGADFRRIDIADLERHDLGPFDGIAAFFSLLMLPRAEIPVALRMLHGQLRPGGLLAIAMVEADVNDHSIPFLGNMIRVSGYLRDDLRRVVRDARFEITGEESFAFAPASTDVPPEIQLFIHCRRIP from the coding sequence ATGAGCAGCACGGACGGAGAGATCAGCCTCGGCGGGTACAGCGGGTACAGCGGCTACGACCGGTCGGCCATCGACCGTTCGGGACAGGCCGAGGCCTTCGATCTGATCGGCGACCACTACGACGACGCCTTCCCCCACAAGGAAGGCCAGCTCGCGGCCGGTGAGTGGCTGGCGCGGGAACTGCCCGCCGGATCCCGGGTGCTCGACCTCGGCTGTGGCACCGGGCTGCCTACGGCGCGTCAGCTTGCCGACGCCGGGCATCAGGTGACCGGCGTCGATTTGTCGGAGGGAATGCTGAAGCTCGCCCGGGACCATGTGCCCGGCGCGGACTTCCGGCGGATCGACATCGCCGATCTGGAACGGCACGATCTCGGCCCGTTCGACGGCATCGCGGCCTTCTTCTCGCTGTTGATGCTGCCCCGCGCGGAGATTCCCGTCGCACTGCGTATGCTGCATGGGCAGTTGCGACCGGGGGGCTTGTTGGCGATCGCGATGGTCGAGGCGGATGTTAACGACCACTCCATTCCGTTCCTGGGGAACATGATCCGGGTATCGGGCTATCTACGGGACGATTTGCGCCGGGTCGTACGCGACGCGCGTTTCGAGATCACCGGGGAGGAGTCGTTCGCGTTCGCCCCTGCCAGTACCGATGTGCCCCCTGAGATCCAGCTGTTCATCCACTGTCGACGAATCCCCTAG
- a CDS encoding PhoH family protein, whose product MVTSKKRRDNDRRTYVIDTSVLLADPAAMARFDEHEVVLPVVVVTELEAKRHHPELGYFARQALRRLDEYRIRHGRLDAPIPIGEVGGTIRVELNHSDPGILPAGFRLGDNDSRILAVARNLQAEGYDVTVVSKDLPLRIKASSVGLLAEEYRAELAITDSGWTGMSELILPGEDIDELFAAESVFVPEAADFPVHTGLVLQSEKGKALGRVTSEGRIKLVRGDREAFGIHGRSAEQRIALDLLLDPEVGIVSMGGRAGTGKSALALCAGLEAVLERRQHRKVMVFRPLYAVGGQDLGYLPGTADEKMNPWAQAVFDTLSAVTSREVIEEVVARGMLEVLPLTHIRGRSLHDAFVIVDEAQSLERNVLLTVLSRIGQDSRVVLTHDVAQRDNLRVGRYDGVVAVVEKLKGHPLFAHVTLTRSERSPIAALVTEMLEEGRV is encoded by the coding sequence GTGGTGACCAGCAAGAAGCGCCGCGATAACGATCGGCGCACGTATGTCATCGACACCAGCGTCCTGCTCGCCGACCCGGCGGCCATGGCCCGCTTCGATGAGCACGAGGTTGTGCTCCCGGTGGTCGTGGTCACGGAGTTGGAGGCCAAGCGCCACCATCCGGAGCTGGGCTACTTCGCCCGTCAGGCCCTGCGGAGGCTCGATGAGTACCGCATCCGCCACGGGCGGCTGGACGCTCCCATTCCGATTGGAGAGGTCGGAGGAACGATTCGGGTCGAGCTGAACCACTCGGACCCCGGCATACTGCCCGCCGGTTTCCGGCTGGGAGACAATGACTCGCGCATCCTGGCCGTCGCGCGGAACCTTCAGGCCGAGGGGTACGACGTCACCGTCGTCTCCAAGGATCTGCCGCTGCGTATCAAGGCCTCATCCGTCGGTCTGCTCGCCGAGGAGTACCGCGCGGAACTGGCCATCACGGACTCCGGCTGGACCGGGATGAGCGAGCTGATCCTCCCCGGTGAGGACATCGACGAGCTGTTCGCGGCCGAGAGCGTGTTCGTGCCGGAGGCGGCCGACTTCCCGGTGCACACCGGGCTGGTGCTCCAGTCCGAGAAGGGCAAGGCACTGGGGCGGGTCACGTCCGAGGGGCGGATCAAGCTCGTCCGGGGCGACCGGGAGGCGTTCGGTATCCACGGGCGGTCCGCGGAGCAGCGGATCGCGCTGGATCTGCTGCTCGACCCAGAGGTCGGCATCGTCTCGATGGGCGGCCGGGCGGGCACCGGCAAGTCCGCGCTCGCCCTGTGCGCGGGACTTGAGGCTGTACTGGAACGGCGGCAGCACCGCAAGGTGATGGTCTTCCGGCCGCTGTACGCGGTCGGCGGCCAGGACCTCGGCTATCTGCCGGGCACCGCGGACGAGAAGATGAACCCCTGGGCGCAGGCGGTCTTCGACACGCTGTCCGCGGTGACCTCGCGTGAGGTGATAGAGGAGGTTGTGGCCCGCGGCATGCTGGAGGTGCTGCCGCTCACGCATATCCGTGGCCGGTCGCTCCATGATGCGTTTGTCATCGTGGACGAGGCCCAATCGCTGGAGCGGAACGTTCTGTTGACCGTTCTGTCCAGGATTGGGCAGGACTCCCGGGTTGTCCTGACGCATGATGTCGCTCAGCGCGACAATCTTCGCGTTGGGCGGTATGACGGCGTGGTCGCCGTCGTGGAGAAGTTGAAGGGGCACCCGCTCTTTGCTCATGTGACCCTTACGCGTTCGGAGCGGTCTCCGATTGCGGCGCTGGTGACCGAAATGCTTGAGGAGGGCCGGGTCTAA
- a CDS encoding SpoIIE family protein phosphatase: protein METQRVTEYPTTPHQSAAGPPAARPAEKAIPHARAEADVPPEDSRVREPERPEDGPGAGNGASEHTRRGGDRLRFVGAATRRIARGVDLDETVLGLCRSTVPAFADVILVYLRDPLPVGDERPIGPVRLRLRRTDRLLGHAEDPEGTVHVPAPGARLPLLSGVAEQPSAGAAELTEIRSGGPLAEVLRGVRPVFGDSPAAVAALPELLGPARDVPSGHRAILAPLRGRRRVIGAAVFLRRPDRYAFEPDDLLVAAQLATHTALGVDKAALYGREASIADELQRTMLPDQLPRPTGVQLASRYLPAAESARVGGDWYDAIPLPGSRVALVVGDVMGHSMTSAAIMGQLRTTTQTLAGLDLPPQEVLHHLDEQAQRLGQDRMATCLYAVYDPVAHRMIIANAGHPPPVMLHRGGRAEVLRIPAGAPIGVGGVDFQAVELDAPAGATLLLYTDGLVESRQRDVWTGIEQLREKMMETARLTGPDTPPPLEPLCDEVLDILGPGDRDDDIALLAARFDGIAPSDVAYWYLDPRAQTAGQARRLARRALARWGLEELTESVELLVSEVVTNAVRYAERPITLRLLRTHSLRCEVGDDVPQLPRLRQARVTDEGGRGLYLVNRLARRWGATRLSTGKVVWFELPLP, encoded by the coding sequence ATGGAAACCCAACGCGTGACGGAGTATCCGACGACCCCCCACCAGTCGGCCGCCGGGCCGCCTGCGGCCCGACCAGCCGAGAAGGCGATACCTCACGCCCGCGCGGAGGCCGACGTACCGCCCGAGGACAGCCGGGTGCGTGAGCCCGAGCGCCCGGAGGACGGCCCGGGCGCGGGGAACGGCGCCAGCGAGCACACCCGGCGCGGCGGCGACCGGCTGCGGTTCGTGGGCGCCGCGACCCGCCGGATCGCGCGTGGCGTCGATCTCGACGAAACCGTGCTCGGACTGTGCCGGTCCACCGTGCCCGCGTTCGCCGATGTGATCCTCGTCTACTTGCGTGACCCGCTGCCGGTCGGCGATGAAAGGCCCATCGGCCCGGTGCGGCTCCGGCTGCGCCGCACCGACCGGCTGCTGGGCCACGCCGAGGACCCGGAGGGTACGGTGCACGTGCCCGCGCCGGGTGCCCGGCTGCCGCTGCTGAGCGGCGTGGCCGAGCAACCGTCAGCCGGGGCCGCCGAGCTGACGGAGATACGCAGCGGCGGGCCGCTGGCCGAAGTGCTGCGCGGAGTGCGCCCGGTCTTCGGCGACTCGCCCGCCGCCGTGGCTGCGCTGCCGGAACTCCTGGGCCCCGCCCGTGATGTGCCCAGCGGGCACCGGGCGATTCTTGCCCCGCTGCGCGGGCGCCGCCGGGTGATCGGCGCGGCGGTCTTTCTGCGCCGCCCGGACCGGTACGCGTTCGAGCCGGACGATCTGCTGGTCGCCGCCCAGCTGGCCACCCACACGGCACTCGGCGTGGACAAGGCGGCGCTGTACGGCCGTGAGGCGTCCATCGCCGATGAGCTTCAGCGCACCATGCTCCCCGACCAGCTGCCGCGGCCGACCGGGGTGCAGCTCGCCAGCCGCTATCTGCCCGCGGCCGAGTCGGCCCGGGTCGGCGGCGACTGGTACGACGCGATCCCCTTGCCCGGCAGCCGGGTCGCACTGGTCGTCGGGGATGTGATGGGCCACTCCATGACCTCGGCGGCGATCATGGGCCAGCTGCGGACAACCACCCAGACCCTGGCGGGGCTTGATCTGCCGCCGCAGGAGGTGCTGCACCATCTGGACGAGCAGGCCCAGCGACTGGGCCAGGACCGGATGGCGACCTGTCTGTACGCGGTGTACGACCCGGTCGCGCACCGGATGATCATCGCGAACGCCGGTCATCCGCCGCCGGTGATGCTGCACCGTGGCGGCCGCGCGGAGGTGCTGCGCATACCGGCCGGGGCGCCGATCGGGGTGGGCGGGGTGGACTTCCAGGCCGTAGAGCTGGACGCACCCGCGGGGGCGACGCTGCTGCTCTACACGGATGGGCTCGTGGAGTCCCGGCAACGGGATGTGTGGACCGGCATAGAGCAGCTGCGGGAAAAGATGATGGAGACCGCCCGGCTGACCGGGCCGGACACCCCGCCGCCGCTGGAGCCACTGTGCGATGAGGTGCTGGACATCCTCGGGCCGGGCGATCGCGATGACGACATAGCGCTGCTCGCGGCCCGCTTCGACGGGATCGCGCCTAGCGATGTGGCGTACTGGTACCTGGACCCGCGCGCCCAGACCGCCGGGCAGGCCCGGCGACTGGCCCGGCGGGCGCTGGCCCGCTGGGGTCTGGAGGAGCTGACGGAGTCCGTGGAGCTGCTGGTGAGCGAGGTCGTCACCAATGCGGTCCGGTACGCCGAACGCCCCATCACCCTGCGGCTGCTGCGCACCCACTCACTGCGTTGTGAGGTCGGCGACGATGTGCCACAGCTCCCCCGGCTGCGGCAGGCCAGGGTCACCGATGAGGGCGGCCGCGGGCTGTATCTGGTCAACCGGCTGGCCCGGCGGTGGGGTGCGACCCGGTTGTCGACGGGCAAGGTGGTCTGGTTCGAGTTGCCGTTGCCCTGA
- a CDS encoding alkyl hydroperoxide reductase has protein sequence MALNDLKSALPDYAKDLKLNLGSVIGNSDLPPQQLWGTVLACAIASRSPRVLTELEPEAKANLTAEAYTAAKSAAAVMAMNNVFYRTRHLLSDAEYGNLRAGLRMNVIGNPGVEKADFELWSLAVSAINGCGMCLDSHEQVLRKAGVDRETIQEAFKIASVIQAVGATLDAEAVLAE, from the coding sequence GTGGCTCTCAACGACCTCAAGTCGGCGCTGCCCGACTACGCCAAGGATTTGAAGCTCAACCTCGGTTCGGTCATCGGCAACTCCGACCTGCCGCCGCAGCAGCTGTGGGGCACGGTGCTGGCCTGTGCGATCGCCTCGCGTTCACCCAGGGTGCTGACCGAGCTGGAGCCGGAGGCGAAGGCGAACCTGACCGCCGAGGCGTACACCGCGGCGAAGTCGGCCGCCGCCGTCATGGCGATGAACAACGTCTTCTACCGGACCCGCCACCTGCTGTCGGACGCGGAGTACGGCAACCTGCGCGCGGGTCTGCGGATGAACGTCATCGGCAATCCGGGTGTGGAGAAGGCCGACTTCGAGCTGTGGTCGCTGGCCGTCTCCGCCATCAACGGCTGCGGTATGTGCCTTGACTCGCATGAGCAGGTGCTCCGCAAGGCGGGCGTGGACCGCGAGACGATCCAGGAAGCGTTCAAGATCGCGTCCGTCATTCAGGCGGTCGGCGCGACCCTCGACGCGGAGGCCGTCCTTGCGGAGTAA
- a CDS encoding hydrogen peroxide-inducible genes activator, translated as MSKAASKVASKPRQPSFSQLRAFAAVAEHLHFREAAAEIGMSQPALSGAVAALEETLGVQLLERTTRKVLLSPAGERLAVRARTILDAVGELQQEAEAARAPFTGSLRLGVIPTCAPYLLPTVLRLVQRSYPQLGLQVHEEQTASLLDGLAHGRLDLLLLAVPLGAPGVTELPLFDEDFVLAMPPGHELAGRRDIPRETLRDLTLLLLDEGHCLRDQALDICREAAPTSAAGLSTLVQLVAGGLGVTLLPRTALRVETARSELLATGDFAEPVPARRIALAMRTGTARQQEFETFAASLKEALSTLPVRIAP; from the coding sequence GTGAGCAAAGCAGCGAGCAAAGTAGCGAGCAAACCGCGCCAGCCCAGTTTTTCCCAGCTCAGGGCCTTTGCGGCGGTCGCCGAGCATCTGCACTTCCGCGAAGCCGCGGCCGAGATCGGGATGAGCCAGCCCGCCCTGTCCGGCGCCGTCGCCGCGCTGGAGGAGACGCTTGGCGTGCAGCTGCTGGAGCGTACGACCCGTAAGGTGCTGCTCTCCCCTGCCGGGGAGCGGCTTGCCGTACGGGCCCGTACGATCCTGGACGCGGTGGGTGAACTGCAACAGGAGGCGGAGGCGGCCCGCGCCCCGTTCACCGGATCGCTGCGGCTCGGGGTGATCCCGACCTGTGCGCCGTATCTGCTGCCCACCGTGCTGCGGCTGGTCCAGCGCAGCTATCCGCAGCTCGGCCTCCAGGTCCATGAAGAGCAGACGGCGTCTCTGCTGGACGGGCTGGCCCATGGACGGCTCGATCTGCTGCTGCTCGCCGTGCCGCTGGGCGCGCCCGGCGTCACCGAACTGCCTCTTTTCGACGAGGACTTCGTGCTGGCGATGCCGCCCGGCCATGAGCTGGCCGGGCGGCGCGACATTCCCCGGGAGACGCTGCGCGATCTGACGCTGCTGCTGCTCGATGAGGGGCACTGCCTGCGTGACCAGGCTCTGGACATCTGCCGGGAGGCGGCGCCCACGAGCGCGGCCGGACTCTCCACGCTGGTCCAGCTGGTGGCGGGCGGGCTGGGTGTGACGCTGCTGCCCCGTACCGCACTGCGGGTTGAGACCGCCCGCAGCGAGCTCCTCGCCACCGGTGACTTCGCCGAACCGGTGCCCGCCCGGCGTATCGCGCTGGCCATGCGCACGGGCACCGCCCGCCAGCAGGAGTTCGAGACCTTCGCAGCCTCCCTGAAGGAGGCCCTGAGCACGTTGCCGGTCCGCATAGCCCCGTAA
- a CDS encoding peroxiredoxin: MLTVGDQFPTFDLTACVSLESGKEFAQIDHKTFEGKWKVVFFWPKDFTFVCPTEIAAFGKLNDEFADRDAQILGASGDSEFVHHAWRKDHDDLRDLPFPMLADSKHELMRDCGVEGEDGFAQRAVFIVDPNNEIQFTMVTAGSVGRNPKEVLRVLDALQTDELCPCNWTKGENTLDPVKLLSGE, encoded by the coding sequence GTGCTCACTGTCGGTGACCAGTTCCCCACGTTCGACCTGACCGCTTGTGTGTCGCTTGAGAGCGGCAAGGAGTTTGCCCAGATCGACCACAAGACGTTCGAGGGCAAGTGGAAGGTCGTCTTCTTCTGGCCGAAGGACTTCACCTTCGTCTGCCCGACCGAGATCGCCGCCTTCGGCAAGCTGAACGACGAGTTCGCCGACCGTGACGCGCAGATCCTGGGCGCCTCCGGCGACTCCGAGTTTGTGCACCACGCCTGGCGCAAGGACCACGACGACCTGCGCGACCTGCCCTTCCCGATGCTGGCCGACTCCAAGCACGAGCTGATGCGGGACTGCGGCGTGGAGGGCGAGGACGGCTTCGCGCAGCGTGCCGTCTTCATCGTCGACCCGAACAACGAGATCCAGTTCACCATGGTGACCGCCGGCTCTGTCGGCCGTAACCCCAAGGAGGTTCTGCGGGTCCTCGACGCCCTGCAGACCGACGAGCTGTGCCCCTGCAACTGGACCAAGGGCGAGAACACCCTTGACCCGGTCAAGCTTCTCTCGGGCGAGTGA
- a CDS encoding AI-2E family transporter, with protein sequence MSRLQRLRAGMSRMGARMAEYRAQAERERDERKRERRIRAEQETAEAAPPPPQDLPSPSERPEPAAVIPWGMRVAAEAGWRLLVLAGVIWVLMQVLAAISLLIIAVSAGLLITALLQPTVSRLKRLGLGRGPATTLTFVGGFAGIGLVGWFVVWQVIENVDDLVEQVQNGIDDLRQWILASPFKVTEDQLNEYAENLSRWVGEHSQELTSAGLEGAQYVVTFFTGAALAAFVTLFLLYDGRRIWQWVLKFVPFSAREGVAGAGPRAWVTLTGYVRGTVIVALIDAIGIGVGIYILGVPMAVPLAVIVFLFAFIPIVGAVISGALAVLVAFVTKGLATALLALAVVLIVQQIESHVLQPFILGRLVRVHPLAVVLAVTGGTLLAGIPGAVVAVPVVAVANTVVTYLRAYAEQQHPTVGVLHGSTASEVSPAVPALLQGEKLPTGGTAESDCGEETPRPPDGPGGPGGPGGSGSAGSPGAGQ encoded by the coding sequence ATGTCAAGACTTCAGCGGCTCAGGGCGGGGATGTCGCGTATGGGTGCGCGCATGGCCGAGTACCGGGCCCAGGCCGAGCGCGAACGCGATGAGCGGAAGCGCGAACGGCGGATAAGAGCAGAGCAGGAGACGGCCGAGGCGGCGCCCCCGCCGCCACAGGATCTCCCCTCGCCGTCCGAGAGACCGGAGCCCGCCGCCGTCATCCCGTGGGGCATGCGCGTCGCCGCCGAGGCGGGCTGGCGGCTGCTCGTCCTCGCCGGTGTCATCTGGGTGCTGATGCAGGTGCTCGCAGCGATCAGCCTGCTGATCATCGCCGTCTCGGCCGGTCTGCTGATCACGGCGCTCCTGCAGCCGACCGTCTCCCGGCTCAAGCGGTTGGGACTGGGCCGCGGCCCGGCGACCACCCTCACCTTCGTCGGCGGTTTCGCCGGCATCGGCCTGGTCGGATGGTTTGTCGTCTGGCAGGTCATAGAGAACGTCGACGACCTCGTTGAGCAGGTCCAGAACGGCATCGACGATCTGCGTCAGTGGATTCTCGCCAGCCCCTTCAAGGTCACCGAGGACCAGCTCAATGAGTACGCCGAAAATCTGAGCAGGTGGGTCGGTGAGCACAGCCAGGAGCTGACCAGCGCCGGGCTGGAAGGCGCCCAGTATGTGGTGACGTTCTTCACCGGTGCGGCGCTCGCCGCGTTCGTCACCCTCTTCCTGCTCTACGACGGCCGCCGTATCTGGCAGTGGGTTTTGAAGTTCGTGCCCTTCTCGGCACGGGAAGGTGTCGCGGGCGCGGGACCGCGCGCCTGGGTCACGCTCACCGGATATGTGCGCGGGACGGTGATAGTGGCTCTCATCGACGCCATTGGCATTGGCGTCGGCATCTATATCCTCGGCGTCCCCATGGCGGTGCCGCTGGCCGTCATCGTCTTTCTGTTCGCCTTCATCCCGATCGTCGGTGCGGTCATCTCCGGGGCGCTGGCCGTGCTGGTGGCCTTTGTCACCAAGGGGCTGGCTACCGCGCTGCTGGCGCTGGCCGTGGTACTGATCGTCCAGCAGATCGAGAGCCATGTGCTGCAACCGTTCATCCTGGGCCGCCTGGTGCGGGTGCACCCGCTCGCGGTGGTTCTCGCGGTGACCGGTGGCACGCTGCTCGCCGGTATCCCGGGCGCGGTGGTAGCCGTGCCGGTGGTGGCGGTGGCCAATACGGTCGTTACCTATCTACGTGCGTACGCCGAGCAACAGCATCCAACCGTCGGCGTCCTCCATGGCTCCACCGCCTCGGAGGTCTCCCCGGCCGTGCCGGCCCTGCTACAGGGCGAGAAGCTGCCCACCGGAGGGACGGCCGAGTCGGACTGCGGGGAGGAAACCCCGCGGCCCCCGGATGGTCCTGGTGGTCCTGGTGGTCCCGGTGGGTCCGGCAGTGCCGGAAGTCCGGGAGCCGGTCAGTAG
- a CDS encoding 4'-phosphopantetheinyl transferase family protein has protein sequence MSVPTAPATDTAQVWWWHTADTVRPADLALLNQAERLRAARIRLPQHAGEFVSCRAAVRRILASLLGVAPTELRLGRRPCPGCGSADHGPPTVVAPECDWWISIAHSSGAGLLAVADAPVGVDLERSRKIPVAELSSVALSPTETARLRALPRELDRTRAFLRSWTRKEAVLKAAGVGITTDLTAIEAHPLTTGPVTVTVPDLAKLADTPVRWSVTELPMPTPWSAAIALPADRIKPVQLRAHP, from the coding sequence ATGAGCGTACCCACGGCACCCGCGACCGATACGGCACAGGTCTGGTGGTGGCATACGGCGGACACCGTCAGGCCAGCGGATCTCGCCTTGCTGAACCAGGCCGAACGGCTGCGGGCCGCCCGCATACGTCTGCCCCAGCACGCCGGGGAATTCGTCAGCTGCCGGGCCGCCGTACGCCGTATCCTCGCCTCGCTGCTGGGAGTTGCCCCCACGGAGCTCCGGCTGGGACGCCGCCCCTGCCCCGGCTGCGGATCGGCAGACCATGGCCCCCCGACAGTGGTGGCGCCGGAGTGCGACTGGTGGATCAGCATCGCCCACAGCTCGGGGGCCGGGCTGCTCGCGGTCGCCGACGCCCCGGTGGGGGTCGATCTGGAGCGGTCCCGGAAAATCCCGGTCGCCGAGCTCAGCAGCGTCGCGCTCTCCCCCACCGAGACAGCGCGGTTGCGGGCACTGCCACGGGAACTGGACCGTACCCGCGCCTTTCTGCGCTCCTGGACCCGGAAGGAAGCCGTGCTCAAGGCGGCCGGGGTGGGCATCACCACGGACCTCACTGCGATCGAGGCCCACCCACTGACGACCGGCCCGGTCACCGTCACGGTGCCGGACCTGGCGAAGCTGGCGGACACCCCCGTCCGCTGGTCCGTCACGGAACTGCCGATGCCCACCCCGTGGTCGGCGGCCATCGCCCTGCCCGCCGACCGGATCAAACCCGTACAACTGCGTGCGCACCCCTGA